A segment of the Brevinematia bacterium genome:
GTAAATACCTGTAGTGTGAGAAACACTGCAGAAGAGAGAGTATTTGGAAGGCTAGGATTCCTTAAAGGGCTGAAGAACAAAAAGCCAAATCTAAAAATATACGTGATTGGGTGTATGGCTCAGTTGTGGGGGAAAGAGTTGTTTAGCAAAGCTCCACACATAGACGGTGTTTTCGGAACATACAATCGTAGCAAAGTAGTTCAACACCTTCTTGCTAAAGACAGTTATGTCGTTGATGTTAGTATGGATAGATACGAATTTCTTCCACCTTCCGTTGATTACCAATTTCCGTTTAAGGCTTCCGTAACGGTGATTCACGGCTGTAATCATGCTTGCACTTACTGTGTAGTTCCCAAAACTAGAGGCAGGGAGGTAAGCAGACCGTTAAACGAAATAGTTGAAAATATAAAGAAATTGGTTGATGAAGGAGTAGTTGATGTCCAGCTTCTTGGTCAAAATATAAACTCCTATGGCAGAGATATTGGCACAAGTTTTAAAGAACTCTTGAAGGAGGTAAATAAAATAGAAGGACTAAGGAGAATAAGCTTTTTAACCTCTCATCCAGTAAACTTTACCGAGGATCTTATAGATACTATCTCCGAACTTGATAAGGTGTATAGATATTTCCATCTGCCAGTCCAGAGTGGTTCCAACAAGATTCTTAAACTTATGAGGAGAGGGTATACTCGCGAAAAATACCTAAAGTTGATTGAATATCTTAGAAAAAAAATACCCGATGCATCAGTTTCAACAGATATAATTGTTGGTTTCCCTTATGAAACCGAAGAGGATTTTAACTCTACTTTGGATCTAGTTAAAGAGGTAAGATTTGACTTTGCGTATATGTTTGTATTTAACCCTAGAAGAGGCACAATATCAGCGGAAATGCAAGAACAGGTTCCAGAAGAAATAAAAACTGAGAGGATACAGAAACTTGTAGCACTACAACATTCCATAAGCAAAGAAAATAACCTAAAGGATATTGGGAAGGAATTTGAGATATTGGTTGAAGAAAAAGGGAGATACAAAGGGCAACTTTTGGGTAGAACTAGATACAACAAAATCGTTGCATTTGAGGGGAGAGAGAACCTCATAGGTAAGTTTATTAAGGTTAGAGTAGAAAGACTTTCGGGAAATACTTTAATAGGTAAAGTTGTAGTAAAATGCTAACACTTTATCCGTTCTTAACTAAACTATGGAGAAATTGTCTCTTTGTTTAGCCATTCCAGATACTCTCGGTTTACATTCTCAACGTTTAGTGCAACTATTTCAGGAACTGTGTAGGGATGATTTGATTTTATGAAATCACGGAGCTTTTCAAAAAGTTCTTTTTTGGTCTTCATTACTAGTAGATCCTCACTGTCTCTTTCTATTTTACCTTGCCAGTGATAAATACTTTGAACATTTTGTATGATATTGACACAAGCTACTAGCCTTGCTTCAATAACTTTTTCGGCAAGTTCTTTTCCTTTACCCGATGGAATTGTGCATATAACTACTATCATAAGAGTATGATAAAAATTTCTTTTTGGAAAAATCAATTAACAAATTGCGATTCCCAATAAATTCCAGGGTTTAACAATTAGGTGTGGTTTTTGCAGTCTCTATTGAAACTGAGTGATACACTTTTTGATAAATGCCTAAAGAGAAATAATGTAAAGTCAAGTTTTGTGATTGATGAAAACCAAAAAGTTTAGAGTCTTTGCTTACTTGCCTAATGGAAATTGGAGTTTTTGGTTCTAGTTGCAAAAAAACATCTTGGACAATTACAATATATAAGGCTGAAGATTGAGAATAGTTTGCGGGAATAGCTCAGTTGGTAGAGCGCTTCCTTGCCAAGGAAGAGGTCGCGGGGTCAAGTCCCGTTTCCCGCTCATTGATGGCAGAGATAGGTAAATTCTTCCTTATCCTAGGTTTGGCTATTGCCTTTGTAGGAATCCTTTTTATGCTCCTGCCTAAAATTGATTTCAAGGGGCTTCCAGGAGATATTTTCATAAAAAAAGATAACTTTGTGTTTTTCTTCCCCATTGTCACAAGTATCGTATTGAGTATTTTACTAAGCATAGTATTGACCGTAATATTCTCTCTGTTTAGAAAGTAACCTCTAAAGGTCAGAATCATTCTTTCAATAAAGCATCATATTACCTTGTAGAAAGACTTAAAGATCAAAAAAGTATGAAAATCTGTTACTGTTTTCAAGTCTTTCCTATAACAAGCTTGGAAGCAGAAACCTAGAAAAATTAGAGTTTCTCCTTGACATTAGTCTGTACTTTTGGTTCTTTAGCGGGCATGGAACAGTTACCGTTGAAAATACAACCAGATTCAATGTAAAGGTCTGGGGTCTTTATATCACCCGTTAGTTTAGCACCACTTATCATTTCTAGCTTTTCCGTAGCCTCGACATTTCCAACTATCTCCCCGTAATTGGTAATAGTAGCAGCCTTTATTTGAGCTCTTACTAGAGCTTTAGGTCCTACTACAAGATGACCTGTTGCATCAATTTCTCCTTCAAACACGCCCTTTATCATCAAGGAAGTTGAAAACTTCAAAGTACCCTTGAAAGATATATCTTCAGCAAGAACAGTATTAATGTTTTTTTCATCAATGATATGTTCTTTTGGCATATTAACCTCCAATTAATTTAAAAGTCTTAGTTACCTTTTCATTATAGAGGATAAGTCAATTCTAT
Coding sequences within it:
- a CDS encoding polymer-forming cytoskeletal protein; translation: MPKEHIIDEKNINTVLAEDISFKGTLKFSTSLMIKGVFEGEIDATGHLVVGPKALVRAQIKAATITNYGEIVGNVEATEKLEMISGAKLTGDIKTPDLYIESGCIFNGNCSMPAKEPKVQTNVKEKL
- the miaB gene encoding tRNA (N6-isopentenyl adenosine(37)-C2)-methylthiotransferase MiaB → MKFFIETYGCQMNLSDSFELKKLLEDNGLEESQSEEEADAIIVNTCSVRNTAEERVFGRLGFLKGLKNKKPNLKIYVIGCMAQLWGKELFSKAPHIDGVFGTYNRSKVVQHLLAKDSYVVDVSMDRYEFLPPSVDYQFPFKASVTVIHGCNHACTYCVVPKTRGREVSRPLNEIVENIKKLVDEGVVDVQLLGQNINSYGRDIGTSFKELLKEVNKIEGLRRISFLTSHPVNFTEDLIDTISELDKVYRYFHLPVQSGSNKILKLMRRGYTREKYLKLIEYLRKKIPDASVSTDIIVGFPYETEEDFNSTLDLVKEVRFDFAYMFVFNPRRGTISAEMQEQVPEEIKTERIQKLVALQHSISKENNLKDIGKEFEILVEEKGRYKGQLLGRTRYNKIVAFEGRENLIGKFIKVRVERLSGNTLIGKVVVKC
- a CDS encoding DUF2905 domain-containing protein; protein product: MAEIGKFFLILGLAIAFVGILFMLLPKIDFKGLPGDIFIKKDNFVFFFPIVTSIVLSILLSIVLTVIFSLFRK
- the cutA gene encoding divalent-cation tolerance protein CutA, with protein sequence MIVVICTIPSGKGKELAEKVIEARLVACVNIIQNVQSIYHWQGKIERDSEDLLVMKTKKELFEKLRDFIKSNHPYTVPEIVALNVENVNREYLEWLNKETISP